A region from the Gemmatimonadota bacterium genome encodes:
- a CDS encoding NAD-dependent epimerase/dehydratase family protein translates to MGNKVLVTGGAGFIGSHVADAYLARGDRVWIVDDLSSGRPSNIPSGADFRQLDIRAPGVAELFVEVGGFDIVNHHAAQIDVRRSVADPRHDASVNVDGVLNLLEACRAHGVGRFLMISSGGVVYGAARTRPTAETAAKQPESPYGVTKLAAEFYLWYYHRVHAMDYAALRYSNVYGPRQDPHGEAGVVAIFGNRVLDGNPMTVFGDGGQTRDYLYVGDAVAANMIVSDAELPSTDHLDGRAFNVGTSVETSVNELAAAVMSAGGNDVPVEHAPERPGELRHSSLDASRIRGLGWAPAVDLLGGLQQTIGHIAGERGAA, encoded by the coding sequence ATGGGGAACAAAGTGCTGGTCACAGGCGGGGCCGGGTTTATCGGCTCGCACGTCGCGGACGCCTATCTGGCGCGGGGTGATCGGGTGTGGATCGTCGACGATCTTTCGTCTGGAAGACCATCCAACATCCCGAGCGGGGCGGACTTTCGACAACTCGACATTCGCGCTCCGGGGGTCGCCGAGTTGTTTGTGGAGGTCGGCGGGTTCGACATCGTCAACCACCACGCGGCGCAGATAGACGTCCGCCGATCCGTGGCCGACCCGCGCCACGACGCGTCCGTCAACGTGGACGGCGTGCTCAATCTGTTGGAGGCCTGCCGGGCCCACGGCGTGGGCCGCTTCCTGATGATCTCCTCGGGCGGAGTCGTATACGGCGCCGCGCGGACCCGACCCACGGCGGAGACGGCGGCGAAGCAACCGGAATCCCCGTACGGCGTGACCAAGCTCGCCGCCGAGTTCTACCTCTGGTACTACCACCGCGTGCACGCGATGGACTACGCGGCTCTACGGTACTCCAACGTGTACGGACCGAGGCAGGATCCGCACGGGGAAGCGGGCGTGGTGGCGATCTTCGGGAACCGGGTGCTGGACGGTAACCCCATGACCGTCTTCGGCGATGGCGGGCAGACGCGCGACTACCTCTACGTGGGCGACGCCGTGGCCGCGAACATGATCGTCTCGGACGCGGAGCTTCCCTCGACGGATCATCTGGACGGCCGCGCGTTCAACGTGGGCACGAGCGTGGAGACGTCGGTGAACGAACTCGCCGCGGCGGTGATGAGCGCCGGGGGCAACGACGTGCCCGTCGAGCACGCGCCGGAGCGCCCCGGCGAGTTGCGCCACTCCAGCCTCGATGCGTCGCGGATCCGAGGGCTCGGCTGGGCTCCCGCGGTGGACCTCCTGGGGGGTCTCCAACAGACGATAGGCCACATCGCCGGAGAGAGGGGGGCGGCGTGA